From the genome of Parazoarcus communis, one region includes:
- a CDS encoding anion permease, whose amino-acid sequence MAEPAGVKFSSALISVALTLIIWFVIPVPEGVDPKAWHLFALFVGTIAAIIGKAMPIGAIAIVAIMLVAITGVTSPKPGDALKDALSGFSNSLIWLIGIAIMISRGLSKSGLGSRIAYWFISIFGKKTLGIGYALAASETLIAPVTPSNTARGGGIIHPIMRPIAAGFGSDPEQGTEKKMGRFLALVNYNTNPITSAMFITATAPNPLVVKLISDATGAGISITWGQWALAALVPGIIALILMPLVVYYMCPPELKKTPEAPKFAREKLAEMGPLNRSEMIMISVFALLLVLWAGIPAMIFGKEYALDATTVAFLGLSILLVTNVLTWNDVLTEKGAWDTIVWFAALVMMASFLGKLGLIQWFSEQIQGGIESTGVGWVGATLLLVGVYFYAHYFFASTTAHITAMFGAFFTAGIALGAPPMYLALLMAGASSLMMSLTHYGTGTAPIIFASGYVTLKEWWQVGFVVSVVNLTIWAVIGGLWWKVLGYW is encoded by the coding sequence ATGGCCGAGCCTGCTGGCGTCAAGTTCTCATCCGCGCTGATTTCCGTCGCGCTGACCCTGATCATCTGGTTTGTGATACCCGTACCCGAGGGGGTCGATCCCAAGGCGTGGCATTTATTCGCGCTCTTCGTGGGCACCATCGCGGCGATCATCGGCAAGGCGATGCCGATCGGCGCGATCGCGATCGTTGCAATCATGCTTGTGGCGATCACTGGTGTCACCAGCCCGAAGCCAGGTGACGCACTCAAGGATGCGCTGAGCGGATTTTCCAACAGCCTGATCTGGCTGATCGGTATCGCCATCATGATCTCTCGCGGTCTCTCCAAGTCGGGACTTGGGTCGCGTATCGCGTACTGGTTCATCTCCATCTTTGGCAAGAAGACCCTGGGTATCGGCTATGCACTCGCCGCGTCGGAGACCTTGATCGCCCCGGTGACACCCAGCAACACGGCCCGCGGCGGGGGCATCATCCATCCGATCATGCGGCCGATCGCAGCCGGGTTTGGCTCCGATCCGGAGCAGGGCACAGAGAAGAAGATGGGGCGCTTTCTCGCGCTCGTGAACTACAACACCAACCCCATCACATCCGCGATGTTCATCACCGCAACCGCACCGAATCCGCTTGTAGTCAAGCTGATCTCGGACGCCACCGGTGCCGGGATCAGCATCACCTGGGGCCAATGGGCCCTGGCAGCGCTGGTGCCCGGCATCATCGCGCTGATCCTGATGCCGCTGGTCGTGTATTACATGTGCCCGCCCGAGCTCAAGAAAACACCGGAGGCCCCGAAGTTCGCGAGGGAGAAACTCGCGGAGATGGGGCCGCTGAATCGCAGCGAAATGATCATGATCAGCGTGTTCGCGCTGTTGCTGGTGCTGTGGGCGGGCATTCCGGCGATGATCTTCGGCAAGGAATACGCGCTCGATGCCACGACTGTGGCGTTTCTTGGACTGTCGATCCTGCTCGTGACCAACGTGCTCACCTGGAACGACGTTCTTACGGAGAAAGGCGCCTGGGACACCATCGTGTGGTTTGCTGCACTGGTCATGATGGCGAGCTTCCTCGGCAAGCTCGGCCTCATCCAGTGGTTCTCGGAGCAGATCCAGGGCGGGATCGAAAGCACGGGCGTCGGCTGGGTCGGCGCGACCCTGTTGCTGGTGGGCGTGTATTTCTACGCGCACTACTTCTTTGCGAGCACCACCGCACATATCACGGCCATGTTCGGCGCCTTCTTCACTGCAGGCATCGCACTTGGGGCGCCGCCGATGTATCTGGCGCTCCTGATGGCCGGTGCGTCCTCGCTGATGATGTCACTGACGCACTACGGCACAGGCACTGCGCCCATCATCTTCGCCTCAGGCTATGTCACGCTCAAGGAGTGGTGGCAGGTGGGCTTTGTGGTGAGCGTGGTCAATCTCACCATCTGGGCCGTCATCGGTGGCCTGTGGTGGAAAGTGCTGGGTTACTGGTAA